The following proteins come from a genomic window of Salvia hispanica cultivar TCC Black 2014 chromosome 4, UniMelb_Shisp_WGS_1.0, whole genome shotgun sequence:
- the LOC125222901 gene encoding VIN3-like protein 1 isoform X2, translating into MAEPLMKACRKASKPYDFKRVSSSPKDHIQQSKRPRKGENPVRIPPSPDQCLDFKSSNSWTCKNSACRATLSIDDTFCRRCSCCICHLFDDNKDPSLWLECVSDSGLGDSCGLSCHIECALQHGKVGVVDLGPLMQLDGSYCCASCGKVAGVLGCWKKQLSIAKDARRVDILCYRIFLSFRLLDGTSRFTELHDIVRDAKSTLETEVGPVDGVSAKMARGIVGRLSVATEVQRLCSLAVEKADKLMASKSTAAILEGSLPAACKFLFEEVTCSSVVLLLIELSTATIKDIKGYKLWYCKKRDEVYSKEPVFVFPRDQRRIWISNLQPCTEYSFRIISYTEAGDFGHSETKCFTKSVELIHKHQYSCAERPEVDASHAGSSSSKQNHRTDEIELDSGFKVRDLGRILKLAWLQHQGYLESFYGLHVNKCGNDHGIVKQETQQDKPASVARQLDLNVASVPDLNEEFTPPVESSREEENGCTLGQAVEADDAISHGIHRKCGEAATDSKLVNCHNMLHNGNRENRDSDSTLTNGSPFQVQNDLCLDENFEYCVKIIRWLECEGHIKKDFRLKLLTWFSLRSTEQERRVLNTFIQTLIDDPSSLAGQLIDSFSDISSKRPQNGSCSVLC; encoded by the exons ATGGCCGAACCTCTGATGAAAGCTTGTAGAAAAGCATCAAAGCCATATGATTTCAAGAGAGTATCTTCTAGTCCCAAGGATCATATTCAGCAATCGAAAAGACCAAGGAAGGGGGAAAACCCTGTTCGAATACCACCGAGTCCTGACCAGTGCCTCGATTTCAAATCATCTAACTCTTGGACCTGCAAAAATTCTGCATGTCGAGCCACACTTTCaatagatgacacattttGCCGGAGGTGCTCTTGTTGCATTTGCCATTTATTTGATGACAACAAGGATCCGAGTCTTTGGTTGGAGTGTGTATCTGATTCTGGTTTAGGAGATTCATGTGGTTTGTCATGCCACATTGAATGTGCCCTCCAACATGGTAAGGTCGGGGTTGTTGACCTGGGACCATTGATGCAGTTGGATGGAAGCTATTGTTGTGCTTCCTGTGGCAAAGTTGCAGGGGTACTTGG ATGCTGGAAAAAGCAGTTGAGTATAGCTAAGGATGCTCGTCGTGTTGACATCCTATGCTATCGGatatttttgagttttagGCTCCTGGATGGGACTTCTAGATTCACTGAGCTCCACGATATTGTTAGGGATGCAAAATCTACATTAGAAACAGAGGTTGGTCCAGTCGATGGAGTTTCAGCAAAAATGGCTCGGGGTATTGTTGGTAGACTCTCTGTAGCTACTGAGGTGCAGAGGCTCTGCTCTCTTGCTGTTGAAAAAGCTGACAAACTGATGGCCTCGAAATCTACTGCAGCCATCTTGG AGGGTTCACTTCCTGCAGCTTGCAAATTCCTATTTGAGGAGGTGACATGTTCTTCAGTAGTACTTTTGTTGATCGAATTATCAACTGCAACAATCAAGGATATCAAGGGCTACAAACTCTGGTATTGCAAGAAAAGAGATGAGGTTTACTCTAAAGAGCCTGTTTTTGTCTTCCCAAGAGATCAGAGGAGGATTTGGATATCCAATTTGCAGCCTTGCACGGAGTACTCGTTCCGGATCATATCTTATACTGAAGCTGGTGACTTTGGGCACTCTGAAACAAAGTGCTTTACAAAGAGTGTAGAACTTATTCACAAGCACCAATATTCTTGTGCTGAAAGACCTGAAGTGGATGCATCACATGCAGGAAGCTCTAGTTCCAAACAAAATCACAGGACTGATGAAATAGAACTAGACTCAGGATTCAAGGTCCGAGATCTTGGAAGAATCTTGAAGCTCGCTTGGCTGCAGCATCAAGGCTATTTGGAGTCATTTTATGGTTTACATGTCAATAAATGTGGTAATGATCATGGCATAGTTAAGCAAGAAACTCAGCAAGACAAGCCGGCATCTGTTGCACGTCAACTTGACTTGAATGTTGCTTCTGTGCCTGATCTGAATGAGGAGTTCACACCTCCTGTTGAATCATCtagggaagaagaaaacggGTGCACTTTAGGGCAAGCAGTTGAGGCAGATGATGCTATCTCTCACGGCATACATAGAAAATGTGGAGAAGCAGCCACTGATTCCAAGTTGGTTAATTGCCATAATATGCTACATAACGGCAATAGGGAGAACCGGGATTCTGATAGCACTCTGACAAATGGATCCCCATTCCAAGTTCAGAACGACCTATGCTTGGATGAGAACTTTGAATACTGTGTAAAGATCATCCGTTGGCTGGAATGCGAGGGGCATATTAAGAAGGATTTTAGATTGAAGCTGCTGACGTGGTTCAGTCTAAGATCCACAGAGCAGGAGCGCAGAGTGTTGAACACCTTTATACAGACTTTAATTGATGATCCGAGTAGTTTGGCAGGACAGTTGATCGACTCATTCTCAGATATATCCAGCAAAAGGCCACAAAATGGCTCCTGCA GCGTTTTATGCTGA
- the LOC125222901 gene encoding VIN3-like protein 1 isoform X1, producing MAEPLMKACRKASKPYDFKRVSSSPKDHIQQSKRPRKGENPVRIPPSPDQCLDFKSSNSWTCKNSACRATLSIDDTFCRRCSCCICHLFDDNKDPSLWLECVSDSGLGDSCGLSCHIECALQHGKVGVVDLGPLMQLDGSYCCASCGKVAGVLGCWKKQLSIAKDARRVDILCYRIFLSFRLLDGTSRFTELHDIVRDAKSTLETEVGPVDGVSAKMARGIVGRLSVATEVQRLCSLAVEKADKLMASKSTAAILEGSLPAACKFLFEEVTCSSVVLLLIELSTATIKDIKGYKLWYCKKRDEVYSKEPVFVFPRDQRRIWISNLQPCTEYSFRIISYTEAGDFGHSETKCFTKSVELIHKHQYSCAERPEVDASHAGSSSSKQNHRTDEIELDSGFKVRDLGRILKLAWLQHQGYLESFYGLHVNKCGNDHGIVKQETQQDKPASVARQLDLNVASVPDLNEEFTPPVESSREEENGCTLGQAVEADDAISHGIHRKCGEAATDSKLVNCHNMLHNGNRENRDSDSTLTNGSPFQVQNDLCLDENFEYCVKIIRWLECEGHIKKDFRLKLLTWFSLRSTEQERRVLNTFIQTLIDDPSSLAGQLIDSFSDISSKRPQNGSCSEFRH from the exons ATGGCCGAACCTCTGATGAAAGCTTGTAGAAAAGCATCAAAGCCATATGATTTCAAGAGAGTATCTTCTAGTCCCAAGGATCATATTCAGCAATCGAAAAGACCAAGGAAGGGGGAAAACCCTGTTCGAATACCACCGAGTCCTGACCAGTGCCTCGATTTCAAATCATCTAACTCTTGGACCTGCAAAAATTCTGCATGTCGAGCCACACTTTCaatagatgacacattttGCCGGAGGTGCTCTTGTTGCATTTGCCATTTATTTGATGACAACAAGGATCCGAGTCTTTGGTTGGAGTGTGTATCTGATTCTGGTTTAGGAGATTCATGTGGTTTGTCATGCCACATTGAATGTGCCCTCCAACATGGTAAGGTCGGGGTTGTTGACCTGGGACCATTGATGCAGTTGGATGGAAGCTATTGTTGTGCTTCCTGTGGCAAAGTTGCAGGGGTACTTGG ATGCTGGAAAAAGCAGTTGAGTATAGCTAAGGATGCTCGTCGTGTTGACATCCTATGCTATCGGatatttttgagttttagGCTCCTGGATGGGACTTCTAGATTCACTGAGCTCCACGATATTGTTAGGGATGCAAAATCTACATTAGAAACAGAGGTTGGTCCAGTCGATGGAGTTTCAGCAAAAATGGCTCGGGGTATTGTTGGTAGACTCTCTGTAGCTACTGAGGTGCAGAGGCTCTGCTCTCTTGCTGTTGAAAAAGCTGACAAACTGATGGCCTCGAAATCTACTGCAGCCATCTTGG AGGGTTCACTTCCTGCAGCTTGCAAATTCCTATTTGAGGAGGTGACATGTTCTTCAGTAGTACTTTTGTTGATCGAATTATCAACTGCAACAATCAAGGATATCAAGGGCTACAAACTCTGGTATTGCAAGAAAAGAGATGAGGTTTACTCTAAAGAGCCTGTTTTTGTCTTCCCAAGAGATCAGAGGAGGATTTGGATATCCAATTTGCAGCCTTGCACGGAGTACTCGTTCCGGATCATATCTTATACTGAAGCTGGTGACTTTGGGCACTCTGAAACAAAGTGCTTTACAAAGAGTGTAGAACTTATTCACAAGCACCAATATTCTTGTGCTGAAAGACCTGAAGTGGATGCATCACATGCAGGAAGCTCTAGTTCCAAACAAAATCACAGGACTGATGAAATAGAACTAGACTCAGGATTCAAGGTCCGAGATCTTGGAAGAATCTTGAAGCTCGCTTGGCTGCAGCATCAAGGCTATTTGGAGTCATTTTATGGTTTACATGTCAATAAATGTGGTAATGATCATGGCATAGTTAAGCAAGAAACTCAGCAAGACAAGCCGGCATCTGTTGCACGTCAACTTGACTTGAATGTTGCTTCTGTGCCTGATCTGAATGAGGAGTTCACACCTCCTGTTGAATCATCtagggaagaagaaaacggGTGCACTTTAGGGCAAGCAGTTGAGGCAGATGATGCTATCTCTCACGGCATACATAGAAAATGTGGAGAAGCAGCCACTGATTCCAAGTTGGTTAATTGCCATAATATGCTACATAACGGCAATAGGGAGAACCGGGATTCTGATAGCACTCTGACAAATGGATCCCCATTCCAAGTTCAGAACGACCTATGCTTGGATGAGAACTTTGAATACTGTGTAAAGATCATCCGTTGGCTGGAATGCGAGGGGCATATTAAGAAGGATTTTAGATTGAAGCTGCTGACGTGGTTCAGTCTAAGATCCACAGAGCAGGAGCGCAGAGTGTTGAACACCTTTATACAGACTTTAATTGATGATCCGAGTAGTTTGGCAGGACAGTTGATCGACTCATTCTCAGATATATCCAGCAAAAGGCCACAAAATGGCTCCTGCAGTGAGTTTCGGCATTAA